Genomic segment of Corynebacterium appendicis CIP 107643:
CGAGCTCGTCCGCCGCAAGATCGCCCGTTCCCGCGAGCAGGCCGTCGACTGGATCAAAGCAGGGCGTGTGGAAGTCGGCGGATTCGTGGCCAAAAAGCCGGCGACCATCGTGGAGCCGGACGCGTCCATCAAGGTCGCAAAAGCCGACGACGATGACTGGGCGTCGCGCGGTGCGCACAAGCTGCTCGGCGCGCTGGAAGCTCTCGAGCCGCAGGGTCTGACGGTCGAGGGCAAGCGTGCGCTGGACGCCGGAGCGTCGACAGGCGGCTTCACGGACGTGCTGCTGCGCCGCGGCGCCAGCGAAGTCGTCGCTGTAGATGTCGGCTACGGGCAGCTGGTATGGCGGCTTCAAAATGATGACCGCGTGAAAGTGCTCGACCGGACAAATATCCGTCACCTGACGCCTGAGCTCATGGACGGGCCCGCCGACCTGATGGTGGGCGACCTGTCGTTCATCTCGCTCGAACTGGTCCTCCCCGCGATCGCGGAGTGCATGTCCGACGGCGCGGACCTGTTGCCGATGGTCAAACCCCAATTCGAAGTGGGCAAAGACCGCCTCGGCACTGGCGGCGTGGTGCGGTCGCCGGAACTGCGCGAGGAAGTGACTCTCGATGTCGCGCGGAAGGCACTCGAGCTCGGACTCAGCTGCAGAGCGGCAACGGCATCTCCGCTTCCCGGGCCGAGCGGGAACGTAGAATACTTCCTATGGCTCGTCCGCGACGGTGGCGCAAGCGCACCGGGCGACGATGAACTAGCCCGGATGATTTACCGGGCGGTAGAGGAAGGACCGATGAACTGATGGCCGCAGATGGTGCCCAGGATCATGTCGGCGGCGAGGTAACCTCCGCCGACAATAGCGACCGCATCGTCCTCCTCGTTCCGCACACCCGTCGCGAAGGAAATATCGCCTCGGCGAACCGCGCCACCGAGCTCCTGCTGGAAGCGGGACTGACGGTGCGTCTGCTCGGCGACCGCGACGTTCCCTTCACCGACAACTACCCGGCGCTCGCCAGCCTAGACACCGTTGACCCCGGGCCGGAGGCGGCGAAGGACTGCGAACTCGTGCTCGTCCTCGGCGGCGACGGCACTTTCCTGGGGGCGGCCGGCATGGCGCGCGAACAGGACGTGCCGGTGCTGGGCATCAACCTGGGCCACATCGGCTTCCTCGCCGAATGGGAGGAAGACAGCCTGGAAACGGCGATCCGCCGGGTCATCGACCGCAACTACAAAGTGGTGGACCGCATGACCATCGACATCACGGTGCACGATTCCAACAACGACCTGGTGGGGGAGAGCTGGGCGCTCAACGAGGCGAGCTTGGAGAATATCGACCGCAGCGGCGTCCTCGATGCGATTCTCGAAGTGGACTTCCGCCCGGTGAGTTCCTTCGGTTGCGACGGTGTGCTCATTTCCACCCCGACGGGGTCGACTGCTTATGCCTTCTCAGCGGGCGGCCCGATTCTGTGGCCGGAGCTCGACGCCATCCTGGTGGTGCCGAATAACGCGCATGCGCTGTTCACCACTCCGCTCGTGGTCGCGCCCGAGTCGACAGTGGCGGTCGAGTCGTTGATCACCACCACGTACGGCAAGGTCGTCGCCGACGGCATCCGCCAGCTGGACATGCCGCCAGGCTCGCGCTTGGAGGTCGTGCACGGCCACCGCCCGGTCCGCCTCGTCCGCCTCGACGACAGCCCGTTCACCGACCGTCTCGTGCGCAAGCTGCACCTGCCGGTCAACGGTTGGCGCGGCCCGGTGGTCAAAGACGACAACTCGTATTCTGATTCCGTCACCCGCCGCGAAGCGCACTAGCGCATGCCGCGGCATTCGTCCCCGAAGAAACGCGACAAGGTCTGCATGCTCGTAGAAATCTCCATCGACAACCTCGGCGTCATCCCGCATTCGCACGTCGAATTCGCCCCGGGCCTCAACGTGCTCACGGGTGAAACGGGCGCGGGTAAGACGATGGTGGTCACTGGTCTGCGCCTTCTCACCGGCGGCCGCGCCGACGCCTCGAAGGTCCGGACGGGCGCTGAGAAGGCAGGCGTCGAGGGAGCTTTCAACGCGGATGCGCTCGACGAAGGAACCAAGCAACGCATCGTCGCGCTTATCGACGACACCGGTGCTTCCCCCGACGAGAACGGCGAATACCTTGCCGCCCGCACGGTGAAAGCCTCCGGCCGCTCCCGGGCGCACCTCGGCGGGCGCACCGTGCCTGCGGCGACGCTGGCCGACTTCACTGGCGAACTGCTCACTATTCACGGCCAAAACGACCAGCTGCGCCTGCTGTCTCCGGCGGAGCAGCTCAATGCACTCGACTCATACGACCCTGAAATCGCCCCGTTGAAGGAGAGCTACCGCGAAGCGTTCACCGCCTGGCGGGCGGCCTCCAAAGATCTCGAGGAGCGCGTGAATAAGCGCCGCGAGCTCGCCCAGGAAGTCGACCGCCTGACCTTCGCTGTGGGGGAGATCGACGAGGTCGCCCCGGAGGTCGGGGAGGATGCCGAGCTGGTCACAGCCGTCAACCGTCTGCAGGACGTGGATGCGTTGCGCGAGGCCGCTCAGGAAGCGATCGTGGCCATCGACGGCCCGG
This window contains:
- a CDS encoding TlyA family RNA methyltransferase, coding for MPPGRRRLDAELVRRKIARSREQAVDWIKAGRVEVGGFVAKKPATIVEPDASIKVAKADDDDWASRGAHKLLGALEALEPQGLTVEGKRALDAGASTGGFTDVLLRRGASEVVAVDVGYGQLVWRLQNDDRVKVLDRTNIRHLTPELMDGPADLMVGDLSFISLELVLPAIAECMSDGADLLPMVKPQFEVGKDRLGTGGVVRSPELREEVTLDVARKALELGLSCRAATASPLPGPSGNVEYFLWLVRDGGASAPGDDELARMIYRAVEEGPMN
- a CDS encoding NAD kinase, which codes for MAADGAQDHVGGEVTSADNSDRIVLLVPHTRREGNIASANRATELLLEAGLTVRLLGDRDVPFTDNYPALASLDTVDPGPEAAKDCELVLVLGGDGTFLGAAGMAREQDVPVLGINLGHIGFLAEWEEDSLETAIRRVIDRNYKVVDRMTIDITVHDSNNDLVGESWALNEASLENIDRSGVLDAILEVDFRPVSSFGCDGVLISTPTGSTAYAFSAGGPILWPELDAILVVPNNAHALFTTPLVVAPESTVAVESLITTTYGKVVADGIRQLDMPPGSRLEVVHGHRPVRLVRLDDSPFTDRLVRKLHLPVNGWRGPVVKDDNSYSDSVTRREAH